The genomic region TCCAGGTCGCTGATCGTCCGGATCCGGTCGGCCGCCGGGGTGAGCCGGTCGGCGGTGACGGCGTGTTCACCGACGACTGCGATCTTCGTCCGGCCCGCCTCGCCGACGGCCATGGCACCGGGAGACCAGTGGCCGAGCAGCCACGGCCGTCCCGACGGGTGGCTGACCTCCTGGACCTTCCGGGTGCGAAGTGCGGCGGACACCCGGGCCGCCGAAGCACAGTCCGGAAGGACGACGAACCAGCCCGGACCCTCGCCGGAACCAGGAAAATCGACCATGCCGGTCCCTTCCTGTACCCCGAGCCCTGAAGCGATCAAGAGATGTGGGCGGCAGGACTGACGCCCTGCCACCCCTCGGAGATCCCGCACCGGCGGAACAACCGGCGGATCAGAAGAACCTCCTCCGGAAGAACCAGAACCTCTCCGGCCCGTCCCTGAAGCCCAGACCGGTCTTGCGGAAGGAGCCGACCGCAGTCAGCGTCGGACGCTCGTAGGTGCGCATGTCGTTGCACCTCCTGAACTGCGCGCGTCGCTATCGGTTGTCTCTTCCACCATGACACCAAATGGGGTGATTGGCCAAAAAGTCTGGTTTGACCAAAGAGCCAGATAACGTTACTGATTCAACCTTTAGGACTTCTCAGGGGCATTGGGTCGTCGCCAGGCTCGCCCACACCGCGTTGCCCCCCGTGAGGGGTGAGCGGGTGACTCCCCAGCTGTCGGCTATCTCCCGTACGAGCAGCAGGCCACGGCCGCCCTCGTCGTCGAGGGCGGGGCGGCAGTCGGGGATGCCGCGGCCCGTGAGGTCGCCGTCGTGCACCTCCAGCCGGAAGCGTTCCGCCGTCATCCGGCCCACGCCGCACAGGATCCGCTCGCCGGGCGTGTGCAGAACGGCGTTGGTCACCAGCTCGGACACCACCAGGACGGCGTTCGCGCACGCCTCGTCGGGCACCTGCCAGGAGTCCAGCCGCGCCTGCGTGGCATGACGGGCGACTCTGACGCTGGTCCGGTGGGACGGCAGCTCCAGCCAGTGGGTGCGGCCCGGGCGCACCGCGTCCAGGAACCGGGGAGTGGAAGTCGTGTGGGGGGACACGGCATTCGCCTTCCGTGGGGGTGGGCGCAGTCAAGGAAGGGGCGAGGCGCGAAACGGACCGCCCGGAAGGGGACTTGGGGATTCCGGCGCCCTGTTCACACAAGTAACTATGCTCGTAGAGCAGTTCACGCTGCAACCATCTGCCTGATAATTTCAGAAGGAAGGTATCGCTGCTCCGGGCCGCTTGGCGGACGATCAAGTCCCTGTCAGGCTTGCACCGGTGACGACCCCTCAGGAGGCACGGGCGTGAACGACGCGCGATCAGGCACCGGCGCCGGCGCGCCCACCGTTCTCCGCATGATCCTGGGACGCCGCCTCCAGGAGGCCCGGCAGACCGCGGGCCTGTCCCTCGACGACGCGGCCAAGGCCCTGCGCGTCACGCCGCTGACCATCCGCCGCCTGGAGAAGGCCGAGGTCGGCCTGAAGATCCTCTACGTCGAGAAGCTGCTCCAGACCTACGGGGCTGAGCAGCAGGAGATCGACGAGTTCGTCAGTCTGGCCGAGCGGGCCAACGAGCCCGGCTGGTGGCACCCGTACCGCGATGTGATGCCGTCCTGGTTCACCGCCTACGTGAGCCTGGAGACCGGCGCGAGAACACTGCGCACCTATGAGCCGCAGTACGTCACGGGACTGCTCCAGACACCCGGGTACGCCCGTGCCGTGCTGCGCGGCGGCTTCCCGAACGACAACGACGAGGACCTCCAGCGGCGCGTGGAGCTGCGGCTGCGCCGCCAGAGCCTGCTCACGAAGCCGGACGCGCCCACGCTGTGGGTGGTGATGGAGGAGGCCGTGCTGCACCGGGTGGTGGGCGGCCCCGAGGTGATGCGCGAGCAGATCGACCGGCTCCTGGAGGCGTCCGAGCTGGAGCACGTCAGCGTCGACATCGTGCCGTTCACGGCGGGCGCCCACGTCGGGGCGTGCGCGCCCTTCACCTACTTCCGGTTCGAGGAGCGGGAGCTGCCCGACATTGTCTACAGCGAGATCCTCTCCGCGTCCGTCTACCTCGACCAGCGCGCCGACGTCGTGGCCCATCTGGAGGCCCACAACCGGCTGTCGCTGAAGACCTCGTCAGCGGACAGCAAGGCGCTGTTGAACCGCATGCGGAAGGAGTACTCATGACCATCGCCGAGGGCGCCGTGTACAACGGGATGCCCGCGTCGGACCTCGGGGAACAGGGCTGGGAACGTCCGTGGAGCGGCCCCAACGGGGGCCAGTGCGTGGAGACCAAGCAACTGGCCGACGGCCGCGTGGCGGTTCGGCAGTCGGCCGATCCCGCCGGTCCGGCGCTGATCTACACGCCCGAGGAGATCACCGCGTTCGTCGCGGGCGTCAAGCAGGGCCTCGCCGACCATCTCACGGCCCTCTGAACCCCCGCGATCCCCACAACCCCCACCGAGCCGGACCCGCACCACCACCCCCCACCGAGAGGCACGGCATGACCCACTCGCACGCGTCACGGGACATCGACACCAGCAGGCCGCACTCCGCCCGCATGTACGACTACTACCTGGGCGGCAAGGACCACTTCGAGGTGGACAAGCAGGCGGCCGAGCGGGTCGCCGAGGCCTACCCCGCCATCTTCGTCTGCGCCCGCGAGAACCGCGCCTTCATGCACCGGGCCACCCGCGTCCTCGCCCGCGAGCACGGCATCCGCCAGTGGCTGGACATCGGCACCGGCATCCCCACCGAGCCCAACCTGCACCAGGTGGCCCAGTCCGTGGTCCCCGACGCCCGCGTGGTCTACGCCGACAACGACCCCCTCGTCCTCAAGTACGCCGAGCGCCTGATGCGCAGCACGGCCGAGGGCCGTACGACGTACATAGAGGCGGACGTCAACGACCCCCAGGCGCTGCTGACCGCACCCGAACTGGCCGAGGTCCTCGACCTGAGCCGCCCGGTCGCGCTCTCCCTCAACGCGCTGATGCACTTCGTCACCGACGCCCAGGACCCGTACGGCATCGTGCGCCGGCTGCTGGACGTCCTGCCCTCGGGCAGCGCCCTGGCGCTGAGCCACTGCACGCCCGACTTCGACCCGTCGACCTGGCAGAAGGTCACCGAGATCTACACCTCGGCCGGGACGCCGGTGCAGTTCCGCTCCCGGGCGGACGTCACCCGCTTCTTCGACGGCCTGGAGCTGCTCGACCCCGGTGTCACCGTCGGCCACCGCTGGCGGCCCGACGCCACCGACGGCGACGCCCCGACGGACGCCGAGGTCAGCCTGTGGACCGGGGTGGGCGTCAAACCGTAGTTCCCTGGGCCCGCAGCACCTCCCGGTACCAGCGGTACGACGACTTCGGGGTCCGCTCCAGGGTCTCGAAGTCGACGTGGACCAGGCCGAAGCGGCGGGCGTAGCCCTCCGCCCACTCGAAGTTGTCGAGCAGGGACCACACGAAGTAGCCGCGTACGTCGACGCCCGCCTCCAGCGCCCGGTGCAGGGCCCGGATGTGGCCGTCCAGATAGGCGATGCGGTCCTGGTCGTCGACGTCCGGGTACGAGCAGCCGTTCTCGGTGATGACGACGGGCGGGAGCCGGTCGCCGTAGCGGTCGTGGAAGGTGGTGAGGAGCTCGGTCAGGCCCTCGGGCACGACCGGCCAGCCGAAGTCGGTGACCGGGTGGCCCGTGATCTCCCGTACGGAGAAGGGGAGTTCGGCGGGCATGGCGACGCCGCCGAAGGTGATGTCGGTGCCCTGCGGGGCGCCCACCCGCGTCGGCGCGTAGTAGTTGACGCCGTACCAGTCGACCGGCTCGGCGATCACCTTCAGGTCGGCCGCGACGTCCCCGGGCATCAGCTCGCCGATGCCGTCCGGGTAGCGGCCCAGCAGCAGCGGGTCCGCGAACAGTCGGTTCAGCAGCACGTCGTAGAACTCGGCCGCCTCCGCGTCCGCCGCCTCGGTCGACGCGGCCCAGGTCGGGCCGTGCGAGTTGGCGATGCCGATGTCCGTGACGCCCGAGGCGCGCAGGGCCCGGACGGCCAGGCCGTGGGCCAGCAGCTGGTGGTGGGCGGCCGGGAGCGCGTCGAACAGCAGCTGCCTGCCCGGCGCGTGCACGCCCAGGGCGTGACCCAGCAGGGTGTGTTCGGCGGGCTCGTTGAGGGTGATCCACTTCGTCACCCGGTCTCCCAGGCGGCCGGCGACCAGGGCCGCGTACTCGGCGAAACGCGCCGCCGTGTCCCGCTCCAGCCAGTCCAGGTCCGTCGGCAGGTCCCAGTGGAACAGGGTCGGCACCGGGCGGATCCCGGCCGCGCACAGGTCGTCCACCAGCCGGTCGTAGAAGTCCAGGCCCTTCTCGGAGCGCACGCGCGGCCAGGACACCGAGAAGCGGTACGCGTTCACGCCGAGGCCGGCCAGCAGTGCCACGTCCTCGCGGTGGCGGTGGTAGTGGTCGCAGGCCACCACCGCCGTCGAGCCGTCCTTCACCCGGCCCGGCTCGGCCGTGAAGGCGTCCCACACGGAGGGCTCGCGCTCGTCCGCCGCGCCCTCGATCTGGTGCGCCGAGGTCGACACGCCCCAGAGGAAGCCGGCCGGGAAGCGGGGGATCGGATTGCCTGCGTCAGTCGCCATGCGCTGGATCATCCGTACCGCCGGTAACAGAAGTCAACAGGCCGCCGCGGAGCACCTGTTGCCCCCGCCTGTCACGCCCCCTCCTTCAGCACCCGGGAGATCAGCTTCCGCTGCTCCTCGGTCAGCCGGGGGTCCGCGCAGTACACCGTCTTGCCGTCCACCGTGATCTGGTAGCCGAAGCCGTCCGGAACGCCGATCGGCGGAGTGCTCCGTCCGGCGGCGAACGCCTTCTCGGCCAGGGCGTGCCATTCGGGGGCATCGGGGCGGCCGGAGGTGTCCACCTCGGCATGCCGTTCGATGCCCGCGAACCCGCCCGTGCGCCTCACCTGAATCCGCATGGCACCTGTCTAGTACGGAACTACAGGGTCCGCACCCCGACCTGCTCCCAGGCCTTCGACACGGCGTCCAGCTCCTCCCCGTCGCCGAACCGCTCCCGCGCGGCCTTGACGGTGAGCGTGGCGAAGTCGGCGAACATCGCCTGCTGCTTCAGCTCGCCGCCGGTCAGCACGTCGTACCAGACCTGTCCCGCGCGTTCCCAGGCGTGGCCGCCGAGGGCCGTGGCCGCCAGGTAGAAGGCGTGGTTCGGGATGCCCGAGTTGATGTGGACACCGCCGTTGTCGCGGCCGGTGCGGACGAAGTCGTCCATCGTGGCCGGCTGCGGGTCCTTGCCCAGGACGTCGTCGTCGTACGCCGTGCCCGGCTCCTTCATGGAGCGCAGCGCCTTGCCCGTCACCCGTGGGGCGAGCAGGCCCGCGCCGATCAGCCAGTCCGCCTCGGCGGCGGTCTGGCCCAGCGTGTACTGCTTGATGAGCGAGCCGAAGACGTCCGACAGGGACTCGTTCAGCGCGCCGGGCTGACCGAAGTAGGTGAGGTTGGCCGTGTACTGGGTGACGCCGTGGACCAGTTCGTGGCCGATGACGTCGATCGGGATGGTGAAGTCGAGGAAGATCTCGCCGTCCCCGTCGCCGAAGACCATCTGCTCGCCGTTCCAGAAGGCGTTGTTGTAGTCGCGGTCGTAGTGCACGGTCGCGTTCAGGGGCAGGCCGCCGCCGTCGATGGAGTCGCGCTGGTACGCCCGCCAGAGCAGCTCGAAGGTGGCGCCGAGGCCCGCGTAGGCGCGGTTGACGGTGGCGTCCTTGCCGGGCTTGTCGCCCTCGCCGCGGACCTTGTGGCCGGGCAGGTCGGTGCCGTGCCGGGCGTCGTGGATGGTCCGCTGCGGCTTGCCGTCGGCGACCCCGGTGACGGCGGTCGCGCCGATGACCGTGGTGAGGCGGCGCTGGGTGCGCTCGAAGGCGTCGCGCTGCAGCGTGCGGCGGGCGGGCCCGGCGAGCGCGGGGTCCTCGGCCTGGGCGAGCTTGTCGAGGACATGCGGTGGAACGATGGTGCAGAAGACGGGCTCGAAGCCCCCGTGAGTCGTCATGCCCGGCACCCTTGCACTGCGTGACGGAGCTGTCACTAGTCGCCACCATGATTGGTGAAATACCGGGACAAGGGCCTTCACCCTCCGTGGCGAAGTGGTATAGCGCACTTTTTGTCCCGTATGTGCGCCCGGTCCCGCATACTGATACGGACCCGCGCACCCGGAGGGCCTCGGCTAGCATGCTGCGCATCATGCGTTTCGGGCTGCTTCTCCTTAGCTGCCGCGGCGAGGGCCTGTAGTCGAGGCCGACTCCCTCCCCGCGGAGCTTGGTGCTGCGTCGTCGGCCGTCCTTCCGGACACTCTGAGGAGCCCCCGCATCATGGCGAACCGCCAGCAGCCCAGTTCCATGCCGATCCACAAGTACGGCCGCTACGAGCAGGTCGACATCCCGGACCGCACCTGGCCGAACAACCGCATCACCGCCGCCCCCCGCTGGCTCTCCACCGACCTGCGTGACGGCAACCAGGCCCTGATCGACCCCATGTCGCCCGCCCGCAAGCGCGCGATGTTCGACCTGCTGGTCAAGATGGGCTACAAGGAGATCGAGGTCGGCTTCCCGGCCTCCGGCCAGACCGACTTCGACTTCGTGCGCTCCATCATCGAAGAGCCCGGGGCCATCCCCGACGACGTCACCATCTCCGTACTGACCCAGGCCC from Streptomyces chartreusis NRRL 3882 harbors:
- a CDS encoding ATP-binding protein, whose product is MSPHTTSTPRFLDAVRPGRTHWLELPSHRTSVRVARHATQARLDSWQVPDEACANAVLVVSELVTNAVLHTPGERILCGVGRMTAERFRLEVHDGDLTGRGIPDCRPALDDEGGRGLLLVREIADSWGVTRSPLTGGNAVWASLATTQCP
- a CDS encoding keywimysin-related RiPP; protein product: MRTYERPTLTAVGSFRKTGLGFRDGPERFWFFRRRFF
- a CDS encoding GH1 family beta-glucosidase, with the translated sequence MATDAGNPIPRFPAGFLWGVSTSAHQIEGAADEREPSVWDAFTAEPGRVKDGSTAVVACDHYHRHREDVALLAGLGVNAYRFSVSWPRVRSEKGLDFYDRLVDDLCAAGIRPVPTLFHWDLPTDLDWLERDTAARFAEYAALVAGRLGDRVTKWITLNEPAEHTLLGHALGVHAPGRQLLFDALPAAHHQLLAHGLAVRALRASGVTDIGIANSHGPTWAASTEAADAEAAEFYDVLLNRLFADPLLLGRYPDGIGELMPGDVAADLKVIAEPVDWYGVNYYAPTRVGAPQGTDITFGGVAMPAELPFSVREITGHPVTDFGWPVVPEGLTELLTTFHDRYGDRLPPVVITENGCSYPDVDDQDRIAYLDGHIRALHRALEAGVDVRGYFVWSLLDNFEWAEGYARRFGLVHVDFETLERTPKSSYRWYREVLRAQGTTV
- a CDS encoding helix-turn-helix domain-containing protein, whose product is MNDARSGTGAGAPTVLRMILGRRLQEARQTAGLSLDDAAKALRVTPLTIRRLEKAEVGLKILYVEKLLQTYGAEQQEIDEFVSLAERANEPGWWHPYRDVMPSWFTAYVSLETGARTLRTYEPQYVTGLLQTPGYARAVLRGGFPNDNDEDLQRRVELRLRRQSLLTKPDAPTLWVVMEEAVLHRVVGGPEVMREQIDRLLEASELEHVSVDIVPFTAGAHVGACAPFTYFRFEERELPDIVYSEILSASVYLDQRADVVAHLEAHNRLSLKTSSADSKALLNRMRKEYS
- a CDS encoding DUF397 domain-containing protein, whose amino-acid sequence is MTIAEGAVYNGMPASDLGEQGWERPWSGPNGGQCVETKQLADGRVAVRQSADPAGPALIYTPEEITAFVAGVKQGLADHLTAL
- a CDS encoding SAM-dependent methyltransferase, whose protein sequence is MTHSHASRDIDTSRPHSARMYDYYLGGKDHFEVDKQAAERVAEAYPAIFVCARENRAFMHRATRVLAREHGIRQWLDIGTGIPTEPNLHQVAQSVVPDARVVYADNDPLVLKYAERLMRSTAEGRTTYIEADVNDPQALLTAPELAEVLDLSRPVALSLNALMHFVTDAQDPYGIVRRLLDVLPSGSALALSHCTPDFDPSTWQKVTEIYTSAGTPVQFRSRADVTRFFDGLELLDPGVTVGHRWRPDATDGDAPTDAEVSLWTGVGVKP
- a CDS encoding protealysin inhibitor emfourin — protein: MRIQVRRTGGFAGIERHAEVDTSGRPDAPEWHALAEKAFAAGRSTPPIGVPDGFGYQITVDGKTVYCADPRLTEEQRKLISRVLKEGA
- a CDS encoding M4 family metallopeptidase; this encodes MTTHGGFEPVFCTIVPPHVLDKLAQAEDPALAGPARRTLQRDAFERTQRRLTTVIGATAVTGVADGKPQRTIHDARHGTDLPGHKVRGEGDKPGKDATVNRAYAGLGATFELLWRAYQRDSIDGGGLPLNATVHYDRDYNNAFWNGEQMVFGDGDGEIFLDFTIPIDVIGHELVHGVTQYTANLTYFGQPGALNESLSDVFGSLIKQYTLGQTAAEADWLIGAGLLAPRVTGKALRSMKEPGTAYDDDVLGKDPQPATMDDFVRTGRDNGGVHINSGIPNHAFYLAATALGGHAWERAGQVWYDVLTGGELKQQAMFADFATLTVKAARERFGDGEELDAVSKAWEQVGVRTL